A genome region from Carya illinoinensis cultivar Pawnee chromosome 2, C.illinoinensisPawnee_v1, whole genome shotgun sequence includes the following:
- the LOC122300840 gene encoding pyrophosphate-energized membrane proton pump 3 isoform X2: MGESVDYLLLHCGVARCLWNEILNWTGVAWVMPVRVLDIFKCWTGIRGNLYIAAVWRMIPRCIMWCLWMERNKRCFEDAIRDGAEGFFRTQYGTISKMALLLALVILSIYLFRSPTPQQESSGLGRSTSAYITVAAFLLGALCSGIAGYVGMWVSVRANVRVSSAARRSAREALQIAVRAGGFSALVVVGMAVIGIAILYSTFYVWLRVDSPGSMKVIDLPLLLVGYGFGASFVALFAQLGGGIFTKAADVGADLVGKVEQGIPEDDPRNPAVIADLVGDNVGDCAARGADLFESIAAEIISAMILGGTMAKQCKIEDPSGFILFPLVVHSFDLVISSVGILSIRGTRNSGSKSPIEDPMAILQKGYNLTIVLSVLTFGLSTRWLLYTERAPSAWFNFALCGLVGIITAYVFVCITKYYTDYKHEPVRTLALASSTGHGTNIIAGVSLGLESTALPVLVISLSIISAFWLGQTSGLLDEAGNPTGGLFGTAVATMGMLSTAAYILTMDMFGPIADNAGGIVEMSQQPESVREITDVLDAVGNTTKATTKGFAIGSAALASFLLFSAYMDEVAAFAQEPFKQVDIAIPEVFVGGLLGSMLIFLFSAWACSAVGRTAQEVVNEVRRQFIERPGIMDYKEKPDYGRCVAIVASASLREMIKPGALAIVSPIVVGLSFRILGYYTGHPLLGAKVVAAMLMFATVSGILMALFLNTAGGAWDNAKKYIETGALGGKGSECHKAAVTGDTVGDPFKDTAGPSLHVLIKMLATITLVMAPIFL, encoded by the exons GCTTTGAAG ATGCAATACGAGATGGAGCTGAAGGATTCTTCAGGACCCAGTATGGGACTATCTCCAAGATGGCATTGTTACTAGCACTGGTTATCTTGTCCATATATTTGTTTCGCAGCCCAACTCCCCAACAAGAATCTTCCGGCCTAGGAAG GTCAACTTCTGCATATATCACTGTTGCTGCATTTCTTTTGGGGGCTCTTTGTTCGGGTATTGCAGGGTATGTTGGGATGTGGGTGTCAGTTCGTGCAAATGTACGAGTCTCTAGTGCTGCAAGACGGTCTGCAAGGGAAGCATTGCAG ATAGCTGTTCGTGCTGGTGGTTTCTCTGCCTTGGTTGTTGTTGGTATGGCTGTAATTGGCATTGCCATCCTTTACTCCACATTTTATGTTTGGTTGCGGGTGGATTCGCCGGGCTCAATGAAGGTTATTGATT TGCCTCTTCTCCTGGTGGGTTATGGTTTTGGAGCTTCTTTCGTTGCCCTGTTTGCTCAGTTGGGAGGTGGAATTTTCACAAAAGCAGCTGATGTTGGGGCTGATCTTGTTGGTAAAGTAGAGCAAGGAATACCAGAAGATGATCCTAGGAATCCTGCTGTTATTGCAGATCTG GTTGGAGATAATGTGGGTGATTGTGCGGCTCGAGGTGCTGATCTTTTTGAAAGTATTGCAGCTGAAATAATTAGTGCTATGATACTTGGGGGAACAATGGCCAAGCAGTGTAAAATTGAAG ATCCATCAGGCTTCATCTTGTTTCCTCTTGTTGTTCACTCTTTTGACCTTGTGATTTCATCGGTTGGAATACTGTCAATCAGGGGTACAAGGAACTCTGGCTCAAAGTCTCCTATTGAAGATCCAATGGCAATTCTTCAAAAAGGATATAATCTAACGATAGTGTTATCTGTTCTGACATTTGGTTtg TCCACCCGTTGGTTGCTTTACACTGAACGAGCTCCTTCTGCGTGGTTCAACTTTGCTCTTTGTGGGTTGGTCGGTATCATTACCGCATATGTTTTCGTTTGCATTACCAAGTACTATACTGACTACAAGCATGAGCCCGTACGCACATTAGCCCTTGCGAGCTCCACAGGTCATGGGACTAATATAATTGCTGGAGTCAGTTTGGGCCTCGAATCAACAGCTCTTCCTGTTCTTGTCATTAGTCTATCTATTATTTCAGCTTTCTGGCTGGGTCAGACATCCGGTCTATTGGATGAAGCTGGAAATCCGACTGGCGGGCTGTTTGGCACAGCTGTAGCAACAATGGGAATGCTCAGCACTGCTGCCTATATTCTTACCATGGATATGTTTGGTCCAATAGCAGATAATGCTGGTGGAATTGTAGAGATGAGTCAGCAG CCAGAAAGTGTTCGCGAGATCACTGATGTGCTTGATGCAGTAGGGAACACAACAAAAGCTACAACCAAAGGATTTGCCATTGGTTCTGCGGCCCTTGCGTCTTTCCTTCTGTTTAGTGCTTATATGGATGAGGTAGCTGCATTTGCTCAGGAACCTTTTAAACAG GTTGATATTGCCATTCCAGAAGTTTTTGTTGGTGGATTGTTGGGCTCCAtgcttatttttctatttagtgCGTGGGCCTGTTCTGCAGTTGGCCGAACTGCTCAAGAGGTTGTGAATGAAGTAAGGAGACAGTTTATTGAGAGGCCTGGTATAATG GACTACAAGGAGAAACCAGATTATGGTCGCTGTGTTGCTATTGTAGCATCGGCTTCTCTGAGGGAGATGATAAAACCTGGAGCTTTGGCTATTGTTTCACCTATTGTTGTTG GTCTCTCGTTCCGGATTTTGGGTTACTATACTGGGCATCCCCTACTTGGGGCTAAAGTAGTGGCCGCCATGCTTATGTTTGCCACAGTTTCTGGCATTCTTATGGCTCTTTTCCTGAACACAGCCGGTGGTGCCTGGGATAACGCAAAGAAGTACATAGAAACAGGGGCTCTCGGAGGCAAGGGGAGTGAATGTCATAAAGCAGCAGTTACTGGAGATAC TGTGGGAGACCCATTCAAAGACACGGCTGGACCTTCTCTTCATGTCCTCATAAAGATGCTTGCAACCATTACGCTTGTCATGGCTCCAATTTTTCTGTGA
- the LOC122300842 gene encoding auxin-responsive protein SAUR36-like codes for MDSNKSNKSNKIRDIVKLQPILKKWKKLANATKNSSNSISSATSSCSISSTISNGSKRIKFLKRTHSFSDVSGASNDVVPKGFLAVCVGKELKRFIIPTHYLGHLAFGMLLREAEEEFGFQQEGVLKIPSQVSMFEKILKVVEEKREALYLHDQLGFDADKEKIGCYSPDHCELTPSQHPQMCR; via the coding sequence ATGGATTCAAACAAATCCAACAAGTCTAACAAGATCAGAGATATTGTCAAGCTTCAACCGATCctcaagaaatggaaaaagctTGCAAATGCTACAAAAAACAGCTCTAATTCTATTTCTTCTGCTACTTCCAGCTGTAGTATTAGCAGTACCATTAGCAATGGCAGTAAGAGAATCAAATTCCTGAAGAGAACACACTCCTTCTCAGATGTTTCGGGGGCTTCCAATGATGTCGTGCCAAAAGGCTTTCTTGCCGTTTGTGTAGGGAAGGAGCTGAAGAGATTCATCATCCCAACACACTACTTGGGTCACCTAGCATTTGGGATGTTACTGCGAGAAGCCGAAGAAGAATTTGGCTTTCAGCAAGAAGGAGTGCTCAAGATTCCCTCCCAAGTGTCTATGTTTGAGAAAATCTTGAAGGTGGttgaagagaaaagagaggcaCTTTACCTGCATGATCAGCTTGGTTTCGATGCAGACAAGGAAAAGATTGGGTGCTACTCACCAGATCATTGTGAGCTTACACCTTCCCAGCATCCTCAAATGTGTAGATGA
- the LOC122300840 gene encoding pyrophosphate-energized membrane proton pump 3 isoform X3, which translates to MALLLALVILSIYLFRSPTPQQESSGLGRSTSAYITVAAFLLGALCSGIAGYVGMWVSVRANVRVSSAARRSAREALQIAVRAGGFSALVVVGMAVIGIAILYSTFYVWLRVDSPGSMKVIDLPLLLVGYGFGASFVALFAQLGGGIFTKAADVGADLVGKVEQGIPEDDPRNPAVIADLVGDNVGDCAARGADLFESIAAEIISAMILGGTMAKQCKIEDPSGFILFPLVVHSFDLVISSVGILSIRGTRNSGSKSPIEDPMAILQKGYNLTIVLSVLTFGLSTRWLLYTERAPSAWFNFALCGLVGIITAYVFVCITKYYTDYKHEPVRTLALASSTGHGTNIIAGVSLGLESTALPVLVISLSIISAFWLGQTSGLLDEAGNPTGGLFGTAVATMGMLSTAAYILTMDMFGPIADNAGGIVEMSQQPESVREITDVLDAVGNTTKATTKGFAIGSAALASFLLFSAYMDEVAAFAQEPFKQVDIAIPEVFVGGLLGSMLIFLFSAWACSAVGRTAQEVVNEVRRQFIERPGIMDYKEKPDYGRCVAIVASASLREMIKPGALAIVSPIVVGLSFRILGYYTGHPLLGAKVVAAMLMFATVSGILMALFLNTAGGAWDNAKKYIETGALGGKGSECHKAAVTGDTVGDPFKDTAGPSLHVLIKMLATITLVMAPIFL; encoded by the exons ATGGCATTGTTACTAGCACTGGTTATCTTGTCCATATATTTGTTTCGCAGCCCAACTCCCCAACAAGAATCTTCCGGCCTAGGAAG GTCAACTTCTGCATATATCACTGTTGCTGCATTTCTTTTGGGGGCTCTTTGTTCGGGTATTGCAGGGTATGTTGGGATGTGGGTGTCAGTTCGTGCAAATGTACGAGTCTCTAGTGCTGCAAGACGGTCTGCAAGGGAAGCATTGCAG ATAGCTGTTCGTGCTGGTGGTTTCTCTGCCTTGGTTGTTGTTGGTATGGCTGTAATTGGCATTGCCATCCTTTACTCCACATTTTATGTTTGGTTGCGGGTGGATTCGCCGGGCTCAATGAAGGTTATTGATT TGCCTCTTCTCCTGGTGGGTTATGGTTTTGGAGCTTCTTTCGTTGCCCTGTTTGCTCAGTTGGGAGGTGGAATTTTCACAAAAGCAGCTGATGTTGGGGCTGATCTTGTTGGTAAAGTAGAGCAAGGAATACCAGAAGATGATCCTAGGAATCCTGCTGTTATTGCAGATCTG GTTGGAGATAATGTGGGTGATTGTGCGGCTCGAGGTGCTGATCTTTTTGAAAGTATTGCAGCTGAAATAATTAGTGCTATGATACTTGGGGGAACAATGGCCAAGCAGTGTAAAATTGAAG ATCCATCAGGCTTCATCTTGTTTCCTCTTGTTGTTCACTCTTTTGACCTTGTGATTTCATCGGTTGGAATACTGTCAATCAGGGGTACAAGGAACTCTGGCTCAAAGTCTCCTATTGAAGATCCAATGGCAATTCTTCAAAAAGGATATAATCTAACGATAGTGTTATCTGTTCTGACATTTGGTTtg TCCACCCGTTGGTTGCTTTACACTGAACGAGCTCCTTCTGCGTGGTTCAACTTTGCTCTTTGTGGGTTGGTCGGTATCATTACCGCATATGTTTTCGTTTGCATTACCAAGTACTATACTGACTACAAGCATGAGCCCGTACGCACATTAGCCCTTGCGAGCTCCACAGGTCATGGGACTAATATAATTGCTGGAGTCAGTTTGGGCCTCGAATCAACAGCTCTTCCTGTTCTTGTCATTAGTCTATCTATTATTTCAGCTTTCTGGCTGGGTCAGACATCCGGTCTATTGGATGAAGCTGGAAATCCGACTGGCGGGCTGTTTGGCACAGCTGTAGCAACAATGGGAATGCTCAGCACTGCTGCCTATATTCTTACCATGGATATGTTTGGTCCAATAGCAGATAATGCTGGTGGAATTGTAGAGATGAGTCAGCAG CCAGAAAGTGTTCGCGAGATCACTGATGTGCTTGATGCAGTAGGGAACACAACAAAAGCTACAACCAAAGGATTTGCCATTGGTTCTGCGGCCCTTGCGTCTTTCCTTCTGTTTAGTGCTTATATGGATGAGGTAGCTGCATTTGCTCAGGAACCTTTTAAACAG GTTGATATTGCCATTCCAGAAGTTTTTGTTGGTGGATTGTTGGGCTCCAtgcttatttttctatttagtgCGTGGGCCTGTTCTGCAGTTGGCCGAACTGCTCAAGAGGTTGTGAATGAAGTAAGGAGACAGTTTATTGAGAGGCCTGGTATAATG GACTACAAGGAGAAACCAGATTATGGTCGCTGTGTTGCTATTGTAGCATCGGCTTCTCTGAGGGAGATGATAAAACCTGGAGCTTTGGCTATTGTTTCACCTATTGTTGTTG GTCTCTCGTTCCGGATTTTGGGTTACTATACTGGGCATCCCCTACTTGGGGCTAAAGTAGTGGCCGCCATGCTTATGTTTGCCACAGTTTCTGGCATTCTTATGGCTCTTTTCCTGAACACAGCCGGTGGTGCCTGGGATAACGCAAAGAAGTACATAGAAACAGGGGCTCTCGGAGGCAAGGGGAGTGAATGTCATAAAGCAGCAGTTACTGGAGATAC TGTGGGAGACCCATTCAAAGACACGGCTGGACCTTCTCTTCATGTCCTCATAAAGATGCTTGCAACCATTACGCTTGTCATGGCTCCAATTTTTCTGTGA